The Drosophila yakuba strain Tai18E2 chromosome X, Prin_Dyak_Tai18E2_2.1, whole genome shotgun sequence DNA segment TGATATTAAATTCCATAgtatatatttaacatataCGACTTAAATAACTTCGCGCTATAAAAAGAGTTACATATTACTTGAATTGAgatattgttgttgtggttgatcttaatgtttttctttagtAAAACAAAGTAGTTACTTATTTAAACGCGTTGATTTTGAACGAACACAACTTAGATAGGTACTAAATAATTGAACCAGAGCTTGGGCTTTTTCTAAGTGAATATTGCAGGGCAAAAGAAAgtacaaataatttacaatcCAAGGCAACTAAATTAGTTtcgtatttatgtatatgtatatgtttttcttattttactCGCTTTCTCTGAATGTGCCAGATGCGTGTATCCTTAATCTCTAATTATCGATCTCACTTCTGGACTTCTGGTCGCTGCGATGTGTGTATATAGCtagttatatatgtatgtgtatgtttGAGGGGCGTTATGAACTGCCCTTTCGATAGCCGCTCCCCCAAAAGAAAATCTATCATCTAATCGCCTAATCAGATCCCGGTTTCGAGGGTTCAGAGATCAGTTtctgcgctgctgctgccgttgctggAGCTTCCTACCGCCCCCTTCTCTTGCTGCACAGACAATGGATCAGACACAGATTGGTGGATACATGGATACGTggatatatgcatatatgcatatgtatcgGGGACATCGCCAATAATGAATACCACCGTTTAGATATTCATTCGCGTATTTGTATTCGTATTTGtattcgttttcgtttttttgttatCGTTCGTTTGTAACattgtttaaattatgtttttacatTCAGTATTTATCAGTATTGCATAGAAGTAAaagagaagaagaaaaaaacgGGATTGGAATCGAAATTCCAGCATTAACGATAACTAGAAAAAGGCCTGCGCACAGGTGCACTACATTAAATTGGATGATATCAAAACAGATAGCCAAAGTGAAAGGGTACAAAGTGTGGGTAAGTGTGCGATCGAGCGGAATAAGATCCAACGATTTCGTCCAATGAACACGATATAGAGTACATGTATATGCGATCTGAACAAGGACTCTCACGGATATGCGTAATGGGAAAAAGAGCTGAATAAAATGAAGCAGATTGCATTGGAAGCAGATTGCTTACATCATACTCAAAAATCCATCGGTAGTACAAATCGGACGAAAACAATCGCTTCGACGCCCCACAGGTTTTAGATAATGTTTGGGTTTTTCCCTATCGCATGGATTGATTATTCATAATAAACACTCAAAACACTAATACTAACTATAAATGCAAATAGCAGCTGTACTTGTATACAAATATCAACTAATTACTGAATGGTTAAGTTGTGGGTTTGTATTAACATTTCAAAGATAATTTGTAAACATGCGGCCCTACATTCACTTTcccaaaagtaaaaaaaagaaaaccaacaTATTTGCAGATGATAccatccaaaaataaaactaaaagcaaGTGCTCTTGCAAAGATAACGCTCCCATATCTTCCGCAGACAATCAGACGACAATTGATATTGGATTTTAGAAAAGCACAAAGGGGGCAAGAATCTCCTTTCGCCCCCCCTTTCCCACCATTTTTGCCAAGATATAACATTCGATATTATTGAATACGTTTTAAAACAATAGTTCATCAAGtcaaaaaacttaaaaacgGCTTGAGGACACATACCCGTCATTCCAGTTCTTCCGATGGTTGGgccctccgccgccgccgccgccgccgccattATTTCCAAAGCTGTTGCGGTTGCCGAAGTTCCTGGGTCCTCTTGGTGGTCCTGCGCCCAGATCATCGTCGCCGAAACCTGGACCCGGTGGTCCGCCTTGCCGGCGGAAGGGATTATCACTGTTGGGTCCACCGTTGAAACCGCGCATGTGGGGACCGGGTTGGTTGGGTCCGAAGTGGGGTCCTGGACCGCCAAACGGCGGACCGCCGAAGTCATCACGCCGCGGACCGAATGGACCGAATGGACCATCGGGTCCGCGAGGTCCGTGAGGTCCGTAGTTGCGGGAACCAGGACCCGGCCCGAAATTGGGCCCAAAGTTTGGCCCAAAGTTGGGGCCATTGGGTCTGAAGTTTGGTCCGAAATGGGGACCTGGTCCCGGTCCATTTGGTCCAAAGAATGGGCCACCCGGACCGCCTGGGCCAGGGCCAAAGTTGGGGCCAAAGTTGGGTCCACGTGAGCCTGGACCGTTGGGTCCAAAGTTTCTGCCCGGTGGACCAAAGCCAGGTGGACCATTGCCATCGAAGTCGATGAAGTTATTTCCAGGCACTTGATTCGGTCCAAAGCCTTCAAAGCGTGATCCATCGTTTGGACCTGGACCCGGACCAGGGCCAAAGCCAGGTCCAGAATTTGGACGAGAACCGGCTCTGTTGCCCGGAACTGCGCCTGGACCATGTCCGGGACCGAAACCACCAGGTGGGCCGCTGTTGTCCGGTCTCTCACCGCTACTGGTACTCAACGAGTCGCGCGAATCCTGCGACTTGCTTTCGTTGCCGCTGTTCTTCTTGCGCTGCCACTCGGCGAAGGAGAGAGGACGTCCATCCGTTCCCGATTCCTGTTCCTCATGTTGCTCCTGGCGATCGCGCTGCTCGCGCTCCTGCACATTGGCCACCGCCTGGGAGAGATTGTTGATGAAATTCGGATCCTTTAGGGCGTTGCTTAGAGATTCGTTGCTCTTTTTGGCGACTGCGGACTTCTCTGCCGGTTTTGCAGGGGCATCAGTGGCTTTTGTTTCGTCCGAGTCCTTGAGCCCCAACCCGAAGACTGAGGACGCATTATTCTTGTCATTGCCATCGGCCACCAAATCCAGACCGGGGATGCCATCGTTTTTCTTAAAAAAGCTGCCCATGGGCGTGTCTGGTGCGGCCTGtgtctcctcctcctcctcgtcgtcgtcgtcgtccagGGAAATGGTGAATATGGGCTCCTCCGGTTTGACTTGCTTGGCGGGCATTGGGGTGGGAGCAGCGGACTGCCGGCGCTTGCCGAGATTGGAGGTAACCGAAGGAGGCTGCGTGGACGGAGCCTCTGGCGGATCTGGCCCTACTGGTCCAGCTGGAGCTGGTGTGACTTCGGGCAGAGGCAGTGATGCAATCGGTGGCGCTACTGGAGGAGCTGGCGTTATTGCTGTCTTTCCATCAGGTGAATTATCATTTGATGTCGCCGACTTAGTTGGACTTTCCTGGGATTCCTCTGGCTGCTGGGCGGTTTGGTACTGGTTGTGCATTCCCGGTGGCGGTCCTCGGTTGCCTCTGAATGCCGGAACACCGGCGCTTTCGAAGGCGCGATTCTCTTTGCCAAAATGACTCGGTTTTCCGGACTGTCTATTGCCCTGTCCGAAATTGGGTCCCGAGCCGGCGCCCTGGTCACCAAAGCCATGTCCAGTTCGAGGACCCTGTCCAGCGAAATTGCCTTGTCCACCGAATGGCTCCTCATtgggctgctgctcctcgacCGTGGTATCACCGGCAGCTGCTTCCTTCGGCATGTCAGTGGTCGAGcctcctgatcctgatcccgATCCAGCAGAGCCACTCATCTGCTGCTGGCGACGTCGGCGCATCTGCTCTCTTCGCTCCGCGATGCGACGTCGCTGCTTCTCGAACTCCTCTTCGTAGCGGCGATACTCGTCGCGATCCGGATGATTGGCATTGGCGCGCTTCCAGTCTTCGAACTGCTGCTCCCACTGGTCGAACAGGCGATCGAAACTGGCCTCGTCCAGATCGGAGGATTGCTGTTGGTTGCGGTTCTGCTGATTTGACTGATTCTGTTGATTGAAGCTGTTGCGCTGGTTGAAATTGCCACGATTTTGGTTATAGCCGCCTGGACCAGAAtcgccaccgcctccgcctctCTCATCGGAAAATCCTTGGTTGCGATTGTTATCCCAACGATTGCTCTGGCGGCGATTGTTATTAAAGTTGttcttattgttattattgccgggtcctcctcctcgtccacCAAAGCTGTCCTGGCCTTGGTTGCCACCGCTTCCGTCTCCAAAGCCGTCACCTCCGCCGCCAAAATTGCCTCCTCCCGCACTATTGTGATCTTGGTTATTATAGCTGTTGCCATAGTTTCCTGTTCGCTGACCAaagttgttgttattgccaGAGTTCTGATCTGGGCCAAAATCAGACTGTGAGTTCTTGTTGAATGGAttcttgttttggttttggttttggttgcCATCGCCACCTCCATCTCCCCAGCTATTGCGGAAGTTGTTTGTCTGGTTGTTGGTCCTCATGGGCGGTGTGTCGATGTCGGAATTGATGCCTTGCCAGCGATTCTGGCGGGGATTCTGTGGCTGGTTGCTTTTGCTATCACTAATACTCGGTGGTGGTCCACTCAACCAGTGATTCTGATTCTGCTGATTGGGATTCGGAATGCTTGGCGGTGGTTCGCTCATCCAACGATTCTGTTGCTGATCCCCGCCAGACGGCGCTTGATTAGAAGTCCCATCCCAACGGCGATTGCAAtcattgttgttattgttaaaTGACGGTGCATTCCAGCGATTGTTGGCATCATTTGGCGGCGGCGGACCATCCCAGCGATTTGGTTGCCCGGAAATATCAGGCGGCGGACCACTGGTATCCCAGGGAGGACGATTATTGTTGCCGCGATTGTTATTTCCCCACTGGCCATGGTCCGTGTTGTTCGACTGCGTCTGCTGCTGAGGATTTGGTCTCTGCAGAGACGGTGGCGGCTGCTGGAGATTGGGAAATCCCATGTTGTCTGGTCCGGCATTGTTGTAGTTCATCTGGTTCATTTGACCGCCACTATATCTATTCGGCGGCGGATGATGCATGGGCGGTGGCCCTGACCACATGCCTTGGTTGTCATTCTGATTGGAATTCGAATGCTGATTGTAACCGCTTTTTtgtggtggcggcggcggcggctggtTGTACATCTGCGGCTGGGCCGTGATCTTTCCGGGCACTGGCGGCACTCCCGCGCCGGCAACGGGTGTCGTTGGCGGTGCCGGTGAGGCGGTGACGCCTTGGTAATAGTTCTGCGCGGCAGGATAGGCCTGCGGACCGGGTGCACTGACCACTGGAACGGGAGCCGGTGAAGGAGCTGCGACCGTGGGCGCGGGTACGCCTTGAACGGCGGTGGTTGTGGCCACCGCCGCGGCTGCGGCCATTTCACGCTTGTACTAAACGATTAAAAGACTAATATTGTAGAAAGTTCGTGGAGTATGACCAGACTAGACCCACCTGCTCGCCGTACTGGGCATGCCACTTTGCGTACTCCGCCTGGTACGTCTGCCACTGGTGCCAGTGGTGCTGCAGGGCGTACTGCTGCTCGGGGGTCATGGCCGCATACTGGGCGGCCGTATACTGTTCATAGGGGTTGCCGGCCCCCGTCGCCTGGCCGCTGCTATAGGGGTTGAATGCAGCAGATGTGGCTGCAGCAGTCGCTGGTGCAGTTGCTCCGGTTGCAGCCGGCTGAGCGGATGGGGGTGCTCCGGCGGACGCGTCCGAGGGAGGCGGAGGGGGCGGGGCGTTCGGTAGAGGCGGCGGAACCGACGGTTGCGGAGGAGGGGCGGCAGTGGGAGCCGCTACGGCGGCGGTTTGCCAATGGCCCCACATACCGTAACCACTGGATTGATTTGGCTGTTACCGCTCGTCTGCGCTTTCACTAAATCCGACGGATTAGCTTTAGCTCCGTTCCGTTCAAATCGAGCACTTTTCACTAATTCCGATTGCTGTCAGTACGAATTCAGAATGAAAACTTCGCCATTTTTGGCTTGAAAACTAGAGATGGAACTGTCGGCTAAATTGGGGAGGGCAGTGTGACCGTACTGCGATTGCAAATCCATATATCGCACGCGCCCTAGAATATTCCATTGCCAATTAATTAAAGAagttcatttttatttaatcaaatgCACTTACAAACTTACaaattcaataatttaatGAACACAACATACTTAACTGACTTAACTAACttgaattaaaaatagaaatatatgtatttttttaaatcaaactGACCGATTTTTTGAAAATCTCCTGCAAATGATTTGTTTTCTCAGTCAGACAATTTACTAAATCTTCTATAATCTGTTTTTATGTTAATATGAATCATAATCATGTGTTATTGTGCTTAACTAAGTATTTTTGTAGTTAGCTAGTCTaagtaacaaataaaaatattttgatatgaATTTATTTGATAGACCAATTCATTGATTGGCTCTTGATAACATTTTAAGAACTGCATTCGATTAGCTTTGCTCACCGcgtttttaaacttttattaattaaaactaaaatcttAAATTCGAAAACactttttggtatttttagCATACCCGATAGTAACGGGTAACGAAGCACGGCCACACTAATCCCGACACGTGcagaaattgttatttttttgccgTGCATTGTTTTTCATGTGAAAAGTACCACGGAAAATGGCCGAAACGAGCGAAAAGATCAAGTTCCTGGTGGCGGACACCACAGCCTTCATAAACGCAGTGCCCCTGAACGTAAGTCATCCATAGATTCGCCATTTGAACCACCTAACGCCGCACCTAATCCCCTCCAGGAATATGCGGAGCAGGTGCTCACCGTACCGGATGTGGTGGCCGAGGTGCGCAACAAGCGCCAGATTCGTCGTCTCTGCGTCCTGCCCTTCGACCTCCAGGTGCGCGAGCCTCGTCCGGAGAGCATTAAACACTGCGTGGAGTTCGCCAAGAAAACCGGAGACTATGCGAGTCTGTCGGGGATTGATCTGAAAGTGATCTCGCTCACCTACGAACTGGAAGCGGATAACGTGGGCACTGATCACCTGCGCCAGGAGCCCGTGATGGCACAGACCATTGCATCCAAGGAGAAGCCCGAGGAGATGCAGGATGCCAATAACAAGAGACTGGTCGGGTGGTACATGCCCGAGGgcgaagaggaggaggaggacgaggattCAGAGGAGGAAGAAGAGGACTCTCAGGAGGAGGATGCTGCCGAGGATGAGCAGGAAGGCGATGAATCCCAAGACACTGTTAAAGCCGCCATTGAAGCCCAGTTGGCTGGCAAGGAACCATTTTCCAGCGACTCCATCCAAACGGAGGAGGAACCAGACCAGGAGCCCAGTCAGGAGGAGCTGGACAAGCTGTTCGAGCAGCTCAAATGCGCACCCAGTGCCGAGGAAGAGCAAGAGCTGTCCGAACTGCTGGTCTCCCAGCCGGCCGAAGTAGATGAGGAGGTATCCGAGCCACAGGAAGCACAACAGAGCCAAAATCTCGACGACGATGTGGGTGACGATGGCTGGATCACGCACTCAAACATCAAGAAGGCCAAGAAAGCGCTCGAGGGCAAGGTGGAAACGGACGAAGTGCCGCCCGTGGCCTGCATGACCACCGATTATGCCCTGCAGAACGTGCTCAAGCAGCTCAATCTCCACCTGGCCGCCCTCAACGGCCGCATCATCAAACAGCTGCGCACGTATATACTGCGATGCTATGCCTGCTACAGGACCACCAGCATCATGACCAAGGTGTTCTGCCCCAATTGTGGCAACAAGACACTGAAACGCGTTGCCGTCAGCCTGGACGAGAACGGTCGCCAGGTGATTCACATCAATACGCGCCGGCCGCTGACCAACAAGTACAAGAACCAGAGTCTGCCGCGTTTCCACGGCGGCAAGCACTCAAGGAATCCCATCCTGTTCGAGGATCAGCCCATGCCCAGGCAGATGCCGTCGCGCGTGGCCAAGACCAAGACGAACGCTTTGGATCAGGATTACACGGCCGGATTCTCGCCCTTCGTGCTGCGCGACGTGGACTCCAAGTCCGCCATGCTGCGCTCCAAGGGCAACCTCAAGGAGTGGGCCAGGAACAACAATTTCGAGGAGGATCGCCGGCGCAAGAACTACAATCGCTTGTAcaaatagatagatagatcCGGGTAACAGGGAGCTAGTAGTTTATTAGCTTTCCAATCGTAGTCTTtatataatatgtaatatatcaaataaaacaCAAGGGAGAACTTGAAACTTTGTAAAACCCAACCAGAGAAGCTTTTCAAACAGTTACAAGCATTACTTTGTAACGAAATCAATCGTTTTTTAAAGTATAATCATTTTAAGAccactattttttttattagcttaaagataaattaaagttttacCGAAAAAAAATCAGTTTCTGATTGAATTTTGTGTTTGCTGCAATGTTTCAACTAAAAAAAACCCATTAGAAAACCCGGGGACGCAGCTCAAGACTCCATCGTTTATTTGGATATATCCATCATTCCCATTCTCACATGTATAAATCACAGCTTGACGCACAGTTCGTTGCCCGGATAAGTGGGCAGATTCAGTCCGTATTTGCGCTGCAGAGCGGGCGGCACGAATCTGCCGCCCAGGTAGTGATGTTCTCCGCGGAAATGGCGGGCACAAAGCTTGGGCGCAGTCAGGGAAATGAGCAGAGCCGGTTCCACATCGCATTCAGTCAGTTTGCCCTTCTCCACATCCCAGCCGCTGGGAATGTCCACGCTGCAAGCAGGATGCAACATTAGTTTAGGTTTCATATGATGGCTAAGCAAAATGAATCCCACCTGGCAATTGGCAGTTTGGTCTGCTGCAGCAGTTCCACGACGGCGACAAAGTCCGCTCGCACTGGCGGCTTGAAGCTGAATCCAAAGAGCGCGTCCAGGATGAGGTCATAGTCACTGGCGGCAGTCGCCACCGAAGGACACTCCTTCACGCCGCAGATGTCCATCATTTGGCACTGGTGGCTGAGGTTCTCGAAGAGCGGCTTGGCCGTCGGCTTGGGATAGTAAATGGTTGGTGTGTAGCCCATCAAGGAGAGGTGCCGGGCGGCCACCAAGCCGTCGCCACCATTGTTGCCCGGTCCACAGCAAACGAGAATCCGTGGATGCTTCTCCGCTGGGAAGCATTTGGCCACCGCGTGGGCGCAGCTCAAGCCGGCCAGCTCCATTAGCTGATCCACACTGAACTTGTACTCCGTGAAGAGCTCCTGGTCCACGTCGATGGCCTCCTTTTGATTTAGATACTTCAAATCCATCTCCCTTCTCTTTTTGCCGGCGTAAAAACGCTTGCTTATCAGCGGTGACCTTTGTGCTTCGATGTTTTTGTTGGCGAGCAGGGGGTGGAGAGCGCGGAGAATGGGCCTCAAGGACGAGCCAAGTCCTCCGCGAATAAGGCTCATAGAGTTTGGCTTTAATCCGACTATATTTCCTTGgggaaatcaaattgaaatgtgtATTTGTTTGGAAATAAAGTTGCAAGTTTTCAAACAGCTGATCCCAGAGTTGCCAGACGTCAGGGAAATGCTGCCTAGCTCAGACAGTGATGCCAAATGTAGATCACAAAGAGTAGCTGAATTTGgctataaaataaacaagc contains these protein-coding regions:
- the LOC6525978 gene encoding RNA-binding protein NOB1 → MAETSEKIKFLVADTTAFINAVPLNEYAEQVLTVPDVVAEVRNKRQIRRLCVLPFDLQVREPRPESIKHCVEFAKKTGDYASLSGIDLKVISLTYELEADNVGTDHLRQEPVMAQTIASKEKPEEMQDANNKRLVGWYMPEGEEEEEDEDSEEEEEDSQEEDAAEDEQEGDESQDTVKAAIEAQLAGKEPFSSDSIQTEEEPDQEPSQEELDKLFEQLKCAPSAEEEQELSELLVSQPAEVDEEVSEPQEAQQSQNLDDDVGDDGWITHSNIKKAKKALEGKVETDEVPPVACMTTDYALQNVLKQLNLHLAALNGRIIKQLRTYILRCYACYRTTSIMTKVFCPNCGNKTLKRVAVSLDENGRQVIHINTRRPLTNKYKNQSLPRFHGGKHSRNPILFEDQPMPRQMPSRVAKTKTNALDQDYTAGFSPFVLRDVDSKSAMLRSKGNLKEWARNNNFEEDRRRKNYNRLYK
- the LOC6525979 gene encoding NAD(P)H-hydrate epimerase yields the protein MSLIRGGLGSSLRPILRALHPLLANKNIEAQRSPLISKRFYAGKKRREMDLKYLNQKEAIDVDQELFTEYKFSVDQLMELAGLSCAHAVAKCFPAEKHPRILVCCGPGNNGGDGLVAARHLSLMGYTPTIYYPKPTAKPLFENLSHQCQMMDICGVKECPSVATAASDYDLILDALFGFSFKPPVRADFVAVVELLQQTKLPIASVDIPSGWDVEKGKLTECDVEPALLISLTAPKLCARHFRGEHHYLGGRFVPPALQRKYGLNLPTYPGNELCVKL